In Procambarus clarkii isolate CNS0578487 chromosome 50, FALCON_Pclarkii_2.0, whole genome shotgun sequence, one genomic interval encodes:
- the LOC123772693 gene encoding ras-related C3 botulinum toxin substrate 1 gives MSSGRPIKCVVVGDGTVGKTCMLISYTTDSFPKEYVPTVFDNYSAPMVVDSIPVSLGLWDTAGQEDYDRLRPLSYPQTDVFLICFSVVSPSSCENVTSKWYPEIKHHCPDAPIILVGTKMDLREDKETLALLSDQGQSPVKREAGQKLANKIRAVKYMECSALTQRGLKQVFDEAVRAVLRPEPMKRRQRKCSVL, from the exons ATGTCATCTGGCCGTCCCAttaagtgtgtggttgtgggagacGGTACCGTGGGCAAGACCTGTATGCTTATATCCTATACCACAGACTCCTTCCCTAAAGAATACGTCCCCACAGT CTTTGACAATTACTCGGCACCAATGGTAGTGGATAGCATTCCAGTAAGTCTGGGGCTCTGGGACACGGCGGGGCAAGAAGACTATGATAGATTGCGACCGTTATCTTATCCACAG ACGGATGTGTTCTTGATTTGCTTTAGCGTGGTGAGTCCGTCCTCCTGTGAGAACGTCACCTCTAAATGGTATCCAGAAATTAAACACCATTGTCCAGATGCTCCTATAATTCTCGTTG GCACAAAAATGGACCTGAGAGAAGATAAAGAAACCCTAGCACTCTTATCTGACCAGGGACAATCACCAGTTAAACGGGAAGCAGGCCAAAAACTAGCAAATAAAATCAGAGCTGTGAAATACATGGAATGCTCAGCATTAACACAACGAGGACTTAAGCAG GTATTTGACGAAGCTGTGAGGGCAGTGCTGCGGCCAGAACCCATGAAGAGAAGACAGCGCAAGTGCTCGGTCCTCTAA